A genomic window from Neoarius graeffei isolate fNeoGra1 chromosome 5, fNeoGra1.pri, whole genome shotgun sequence includes:
- the LOC132886142 gene encoding protein FAM200B-like, whose protein sequence is MDKWLKRVTPPTTETPSAPMSTIRDALVGDSNPMFSSMDQGAISRESVGHQAASMTSATDSDCEYDESPDMSKHMDVERRTEKRCKYDENYITLGFTCIGTGSSIQPQCVVCTKVLSHNSMKPSLLRRHMEMNHPHLKNKPREFFERELRGLSTSKQSITALTSLKTKYQHRLYVEDDLRLKLSPIRPDIKGLCASSQAHPSH, encoded by the exons ATGGACAAGTGGTTGAAAAGAGTAACACCCCCCACCACAGAGACTCCATCGGCTCCTATGTCTACTATCAGGGATGCCCTAGTCGGTGACAGCAACCCAATGTTCTCTTCCATGGATCAGGGTGCTATCAGTAGGGAAAGTGTTGGTCATCAAGCTGCTAGCATGACTAGTGCCACTGACAGTGACTGTGAGTATGATGAGTCCCCTGACATGAGCAAGCATATGGATGTAGAAAGGAGGACAGAAAAAAGATGCAAATATGACGAGAACTACATTACGTTGGGATTCACTTGTATCGGTACTGGCTCGTCTATTCAGCCACAGTGCGTTGTATGCACAAAAGTGTTATCGCACAACTCAATGAAACCATCACTCTTGCGCAGACATATGGAGATGAATCACCCTCACTTGAAAAATAAACCTCGGGAATTTTTTGAAAGGGAATTACGTGGGCTTTCTACCAGTAAGCAAAGCATAA CAGCTCTGACGAGCCTGAAAACTAAATACCAGCACAGGCTGTATGTAGAGGACGATTTAAGACTGAAACTATCTCCGATTCGACCAGACATAAAGGGACTATGTGCTTCCTCTCAGGCACATCCTTCACATTAA